From Plasmodium malariae genome assembly, contig: PmUG01_00_14, whole genome shotgun sequence, a single genomic window includes:
- the PmUG01_00032900 gene encoding uncharacterized protein, with the protein MNENRTKFMEKFRNRKNLINFKGEDSENKKIIGHIGGENFRKEIDDWISEDNTNVNFTVNAEKSNKTVEISGTHIL; encoded by the coding sequence atgaATGAGAACAGAACCAAATTTATGGAAAAATtcagaaatagaaaaaacctaattaattttaaaggaGAAGAttcagaaaataaaaaaattataggtCATATAGGAGGAGAAAATTTTAGAAAGGAGATAGACGATTGGATAAGTGAAGATAATACAAATGTAAATTTCACAGTTAATGCTGAGAAATCAAACAAAACCGTTGAAATATCAGGAACGCATATCTTATAA
- the PmUG01_00032800 gene encoding Plasmodium exported protein, unknown function, producing the protein MIAHTNKLTFFIIIFSFSLLIWIFQDAYAADASTESVNNTKYHNHKFDLGVRRFFLGPMYYAGDDSIPKHYKKYCFSSFFRCYDTSKYKDIIIDSYNSNVSNAAIVKLYNELREEAEKYDGYKPRAIEIVKYINDLLYYLKLKYKKRVKTASPSKKEKYEKLLQIVSSPKIKNLLRLTIPRLAESYYIFSYITNIDHSIDEVILSDLIGQANSILSLHNKN; encoded by the exons ATGATAGCgcatacaaataaattaactttttttattataattttttcattttctttattaatatgGATATTCCAGGATGCTTATGCG gCAGATGCATCTACAGAATCAGtgaataatacaaaatatcaTAATCATAAGTTTGATTTAGGTGTGAGAAGATTCTTTCTGGGACCAATGTATTATGCAGGTGATGATTCCATACCCaaacattataaaaaatattgctttTCCAGTTTTTTTAGATGTTATGATACATCCAAATATAAGGATATCATTATAGATTCTTATAATTCAAATGTATCTAATGCAGCTATTGtcaaattatataatgaattaagAGAAGAAGCAGAGAAATATGATGGATACAAACCAAGAGCAATAGAaatagttaaatatataaatgatcttttatattatttaaaattgaaatataaaaagagagTTAAAACAGCATCACCTtctaaaaaggaaaaatacgaaaaactTTTACAAATTGTATCTAGcccaaaaattaaaaacttgCTTAGACTTACTATTCCAAGGTTAGCAGAAtcatactatatattttcgTATATCACAAACATAGATCATTCAATAGATGAAGTAATTTTATCTGACTTAATAGGACAAGCAAACTCTATTTTAtctttacataataaaaattga